The following proteins come from a genomic window of Solwaraspora sp. WMMA2065:
- a CDS encoding restriction endonuclease: MIQLREAGPALDVALTGEQARQLAAARAGRQPVVEVRPGPTAGRWLLRATRLVGAARIGDLDVYVAPKVPVARLLFLFGYARNPHRWQPTSLPLGASDELAPALAEALCRQVDRAIRGGLRHGYQEVDAAATVLRGRMMPARQLTRRLGQPLPLEVRYDEFTADTPENRILVSAVERMLRVPGLVPSVRRRLSQLAERFPGVARLRPGAPVPIWRPGRSNAQLHTALWLAELVLAGSSLDARVGDRAANGLLLDMARVFESFVAAALRAVLPAGQLRTQTAGHLDEAGLIDIRPDLTWWDEGRVAAVADTKYKTRTPVDDLYQMLAYCVAYGLDTGHLIYAGEGGPTAHVVRRTGIRIVCHRIDLDGSTGDLLEQVRRVGAGMTLGRRPVRGSIESAA, encoded by the coding sequence GTGATCCAGCTGCGGGAGGCCGGTCCGGCGCTGGACGTGGCGCTGACCGGCGAGCAGGCCCGCCAGTTGGCGGCGGCCCGCGCGGGCCGGCAACCGGTCGTCGAGGTACGTCCGGGCCCGACGGCCGGGCGTTGGCTGCTGCGCGCCACCCGGCTCGTCGGCGCCGCCCGCATCGGCGACCTCGACGTGTACGTAGCCCCGAAGGTGCCGGTGGCGCGGCTGCTGTTCCTGTTCGGCTACGCGCGGAACCCGCACCGGTGGCAGCCGACGAGCCTGCCGTTGGGGGCCAGCGACGAGCTGGCTCCGGCGCTCGCCGAGGCGCTGTGTCGGCAGGTCGACCGGGCGATCCGGGGCGGGCTGCGGCACGGCTACCAGGAGGTCGACGCCGCAGCGACGGTTCTGCGCGGGCGGATGATGCCGGCCCGGCAGTTGACCCGTCGGCTCGGCCAGCCGCTGCCGCTGGAAGTCCGCTACGACGAGTTCACCGCCGACACGCCGGAGAACCGCATCCTGGTCAGCGCGGTCGAACGGATGCTGCGCGTTCCCGGGCTGGTGCCGTCGGTGCGTCGCCGGCTCAGCCAGCTGGCTGAGCGGTTCCCCGGTGTCGCTCGGCTGCGTCCCGGTGCCCCGGTGCCGATCTGGCGTCCGGGCCGCAGCAACGCCCAGCTGCACACCGCCCTGTGGCTGGCCGAGCTGGTCCTCGCCGGATCGTCGCTCGACGCCCGCGTCGGTGACCGGGCCGCGAACGGCCTGCTGCTCGACATGGCGCGGGTCTTCGAGTCGTTCGTCGCCGCCGCGCTGCGGGCCGTGCTGCCCGCCGGCCAGCTGCGCACCCAGACGGCCGGTCACCTCGACGAGGCCGGCCTGATCGACATCCGCCCCGACCTGACCTGGTGGGACGAGGGCCGGGTGGCTGCGGTGGCCGACACCAAGTACAAGACCCGGACGCCCGTCGACGATTTGTATCAGATGCTGGCCTACTGCGTCGCGTACGGTCTGGACACCGGTCATCTCATCTACGCCGGGGAGGGCGGTCCGACCGCGCACGTGGTCCGCCGGACCGGGATCCGGATCGTCTGCCACCGGATCGACCTGGACGGGTCCACTGGCGACCTGCTGGAGCAGGTACGGCGGGTCGGTGCCGGGATGACGCTGGGCCGACGCCCGGTACGTGGGTCGATAGAGTCAGCGGCGTGA
- a CDS encoding MFS transporter, translating into MTAASTADSTPTDGNRKRDFRLYWIAGAVDQLGSQTSGIVFPLVTLAITGSPAAAGLVGALALAGRLVAAPAAGVLADRLPRKRMMVASLLLAAATMAVLFVSVASGTATLVVLAAAAFVEGLAQSGYEAAGAGSIRRVLPADDKKALSRLEARNHAVQIVGPVFGGALYQIGRWVPFLVDAVSYVVSAFLVGAIRTDLTPDRAERTSFLADLRDGLRFVWRQPFLRFVTIWAAGINFTFGALIYYAILTAGQQGAAASSIGLVLTVASVGGLTGALLAPAVFSRVRPMTVIVVASWAMVALVAAMSQARQTWTYGLLFGLVFLLSPLLGVIFQSRVIALTPDELQGRVGTVMGTAGEVLQTPAPLLAGLLVAWYSPTAVALIFAAALAGLAVYTTVNLRQLRAGAEDPPDDATSTEPDATSTGPVAEEARR; encoded by the coding sequence ATGACCGCTGCCTCAACCGCTGATTCAACGCCGACTGATGGAAACCGTAAGAGGGATTTCCGGCTGTACTGGATAGCCGGGGCCGTCGACCAACTCGGGTCGCAGACCTCCGGCATCGTCTTTCCGCTGGTCACCCTCGCGATAACCGGTTCACCGGCGGCCGCCGGTCTGGTGGGCGCGCTGGCCTTGGCCGGTCGACTTGTCGCCGCGCCGGCGGCCGGCGTACTGGCCGACCGGTTGCCCCGCAAGCGGATGATGGTGGCGTCACTGCTGCTGGCCGCCGCCACGATGGCGGTGCTTTTCGTTTCGGTCGCCAGCGGTACGGCGACCCTGGTGGTGCTCGCTGCCGCCGCCTTCGTCGAAGGGCTCGCCCAGAGCGGCTACGAGGCGGCCGGCGCGGGCTCGATCCGCCGGGTGCTGCCGGCCGACGACAAGAAGGCGCTGTCCCGGCTGGAAGCGCGCAATCACGCCGTACAGATCGTCGGTCCGGTTTTCGGTGGCGCGCTCTACCAGATAGGCCGGTGGGTGCCATTCCTGGTGGACGCTGTGTCATATGTGGTGTCCGCATTTCTGGTCGGTGCGATCCGCACCGATCTCACCCCGGACCGTGCCGAACGCACGTCATTCCTCGCCGATCTGCGGGACGGCCTGCGTTTCGTGTGGCGGCAACCGTTCCTGCGTTTCGTGACCATCTGGGCTGCCGGGATCAATTTCACCTTCGGCGCACTCATCTACTACGCGATTCTGACCGCCGGGCAGCAGGGCGCGGCCGCGTCGTCGATCGGCCTGGTGCTGACCGTGGCCAGCGTAGGCGGGTTGACCGGCGCGTTGTTGGCGCCCGCCGTGTTCAGCCGGGTCCGGCCGATGACCGTCATCGTCGTCGCCTCCTGGGCGATGGTCGCCCTGGTCGCGGCCATGTCGCAGGCCCGGCAGACCTGGACGTACGGCCTGCTCTTCGGCCTGGTCTTCCTGCTCAGCCCGTTGCTCGGGGTCATCTTCCAGTCGCGGGTCATCGCATTGACGCCGGACGAGCTGCAGGGCCGGGTCGGCACCGTGATGGGCACCGCCGGCGAGGTGCTGCAGACCCCGGCGCCGCTGCTCGCCGGCCTGCTCGTCGCCTGGTACAGCCCGACCGCCGTCGCGCTGATCTTCGCCGCCGCACTGGCCGGGCTGGCCGTCTACACGACGGTCAACCTGCGCCAACTGCGCGCCGGGGCGGAGGACCCACCCGACGACGCGACGTCGACCGAACCCGACGCGACGTCGACCGGACCCGTGGCAGAGGAGGCACGCCGATGA
- a CDS encoding prolyl oligopeptidase family serine peptidase, whose product MSREYRLFYPALPAVAEHAPHRVVYVGDADGRCQILAWDRRTDTVTQLTDRATGTIRAALDPDGETVWWFDDDLAGVGVWRTRDFPNSAPDQVTSAVSAPALPGVTPARHAGIAMADDGTALVGLADDDGLTLHRRDPHGRITEVTRTAGYAYLVDLDPTGELAAVGTDPAAADAVTVVGRDGATVGVVSGQPDRRVWALGFAPGGGQPRLLLVLEQDDRYFPATWTRTDGLQPHSWCWFDTEITASWYPDGRRILIRQDRHAHTILHEADLTVRASAVLPTPPGSVLDAAVWPDGDVVYIWTDSLTPPQLRSGRDVRLPDSGAGPDPAASATVDDYQRQELWVPGPGGPIHVLLTTPNDDRRTRPAVFLVHGGPSQHARDAYDPLVEILASTGCAVVRANYRGSSGYGSAWRNDFSSGVGLTQVADLAAVRGHLVTEGLIEAGRVALWGTSWGGYLTLLALGVQPRLWRLGVAISPIADYAAAFHAASPAVQALDVMLFGGTPEQVPEAYARSSPASYVDQVTAPVLLAVSSDDVRCPPAPVERYAGLLAARRVPHQLVRRRAGHDDFDARSHLSLMQTVLLFMQRHFDGVQEEGTAVALAMARPVA is encoded by the coding sequence ATGAGCCGTGAATACCGACTGTTCTACCCGGCACTTCCAGCGGTCGCCGAGCACGCGCCGCACCGGGTGGTCTACGTCGGCGACGCCGACGGTCGGTGCCAGATCCTGGCTTGGGACCGCCGGACCGACACGGTCACCCAGCTGACCGACCGGGCGACCGGAACGATCCGGGCCGCGTTGGACCCGGACGGCGAGACGGTGTGGTGGTTCGACGACGACCTCGCCGGGGTGGGTGTCTGGCGTACCCGCGACTTCCCGAACAGCGCCCCTGACCAGGTCACCTCGGCGGTCTCGGCTCCGGCGCTGCCCGGGGTGACGCCGGCGCGGCACGCCGGGATCGCGATGGCCGACGACGGAACCGCCCTGGTCGGGCTCGCCGACGACGACGGCCTGACCCTGCACCGGCGCGACCCGCACGGACGGATCACCGAGGTCACCCGGACCGCCGGGTACGCGTACCTGGTCGACCTGGACCCGACCGGTGAGCTGGCGGCGGTCGGCACCGACCCGGCCGCCGCGGACGCCGTGACCGTGGTCGGCCGCGACGGGGCCACGGTCGGGGTGGTGTCCGGCCAGCCGGATCGGCGGGTCTGGGCGCTCGGCTTCGCCCCCGGCGGCGGTCAACCCCGGCTGCTGCTCGTGCTGGAGCAGGACGACCGGTACTTCCCGGCGACCTGGACCCGGACCGACGGGCTACAGCCGCACAGCTGGTGCTGGTTCGACACCGAGATCACCGCGAGCTGGTACCCGGACGGCCGGCGGATCCTGATTCGTCAGGATCGGCACGCCCATACGATCCTGCACGAGGCCGACCTGACGGTGCGGGCCAGTGCGGTGCTGCCGACTCCGCCGGGCAGTGTGCTGGACGCGGCGGTCTGGCCGGACGGCGACGTCGTCTACATCTGGACCGACTCGCTGACCCCGCCGCAGCTACGGTCGGGCCGTGACGTCCGGCTGCCGGACAGTGGCGCCGGTCCGGACCCGGCGGCGTCCGCCACGGTCGACGACTACCAGCGGCAGGAGCTGTGGGTGCCGGGGCCGGGCGGGCCGATCCACGTGCTGCTGACCACACCGAACGACGACCGGCGTACCCGTCCCGCCGTTTTCCTGGTCCACGGCGGACCGTCGCAGCACGCGCGGGACGCGTACGACCCGCTGGTGGAGATCCTGGCCAGCACCGGCTGCGCGGTGGTGCGTGCCAACTACCGGGGGTCCAGCGGCTACGGCTCCGCCTGGCGTAACGACTTCAGCTCCGGCGTCGGGCTGACCCAGGTCGCCGATCTGGCGGCGGTCCGCGGGCATCTGGTGACCGAGGGGTTGATCGAGGCGGGACGGGTCGCCCTGTGGGGCACCTCGTGGGGTGGCTATCTGACCCTGCTCGCCCTCGGTGTGCAGCCACGGCTGTGGCGTCTCGGGGTGGCGATCAGCCCGATCGCCGACTACGCCGCCGCGTTCCATGCGGCGTCCCCGGCGGTCCAAGCGCTCGACGTGATGCTGTTCGGCGGCACCCCGGAGCAGGTTCCCGAGGCGTACGCCCGGTCGTCGCCGGCCAGCTACGTCGACCAGGTCACCGCGCCGGTGCTGCTCGCCGTCTCCAGCGACGACGTGCGTTGCCCGCCGGCTCCGGTGGAGCGGTACGCCGGCCTGCTGGCCGCCCGCCGCGTTCCGCATCAGCTGGTCCGCCGCCGGGCCGGGCACGACGACTTCGACGCCCGCAGCCATCTGTCGCTGATGCAGACCGTGCTGCTGTTCATGCAGCGGCACTTCGACGGCGTGCAGGAGGAGGGTACGGCGGTCGCGCTCGCCATGGCGCGGCCAGTGGCCTGA
- a CDS encoding RiPP maturation radical SAM C-methyltransferase, giving the protein MRILLVNMPWSSIDVPSLALGILTNSVRQKMPDAEVEVMHANLDFVDWVVDRREFGLGDYYYYSLFTYFSGCGDWVFSSALYDDPEWRVSEFTRVVQGQMSERDLSRNMDLHRAAPEFIDEIAARIVDRAPDLVGFTSTFQQNTAALATARAVKKLDPRIRTALGGANCDGEQGAALHRNFSFIDFVVRGEGEAAFPQLLTALAAAPADSPADFSSIEGLCWATPDGRHVANPMSTAPLPPAEIVSPDYTGYFERLARSKANNWVEPRLVVEGARGCWWGEKHHCTFCGLNGSFMQFRSKHPGRFYDEIIGLVERHQVLDMFVVDNILDMSYVNSLLPRLAESDYDLRLQYEIKSNMRGPQVQALADAGLVSVQPGIENLNSRVLKIMDKGVTGCLNVRMLRDAETSGITIAWNYLYGFPGETDADYQSIIDQMPALHHLCPPDGSTRIAIERFSPYFVKPELGFTDLRPAAQYRLIYDLPESELMDLAYIFDTPTQGIDEDLAETLDRAVTGWQHEYARSRLTHHDLGTEIVLVSERRQFDWHVLRLTDPTEVAAFRQLDQPHSVASLARRISASEEEVATLLARWSDLGLLFSDADQFIQIAPQAMNQDLLRIDHLHQERAAAQAEAASTDPATSAGHPTPEPALTAV; this is encoded by the coding sequence ATGCGGATCCTGCTGGTCAACATGCCGTGGTCATCGATCGATGTCCCGTCGCTGGCACTGGGCATCCTCACCAACAGCGTCCGCCAGAAGATGCCGGACGCCGAGGTCGAGGTGATGCACGCCAACCTCGACTTCGTCGACTGGGTGGTCGACCGACGTGAGTTCGGCCTCGGCGACTACTACTACTATTCGCTGTTCACCTACTTCTCCGGCTGCGGTGACTGGGTCTTCTCCTCCGCCCTCTACGACGACCCTGAATGGCGGGTCAGCGAGTTCACCCGCGTCGTCCAGGGCCAGATGTCCGAACGCGACCTGAGCCGCAACATGGACCTGCACCGGGCCGCGCCGGAGTTCATCGACGAGATCGCCGCCCGGATCGTCGACCGGGCACCAGACCTCGTCGGATTCACCTCGACGTTCCAGCAGAACACCGCAGCGCTGGCGACTGCCCGGGCGGTGAAGAAACTCGACCCCCGGATCCGTACCGCGCTCGGTGGGGCGAACTGCGACGGCGAGCAGGGCGCGGCGCTGCACCGCAACTTCTCCTTCATCGACTTCGTGGTACGCGGCGAAGGCGAAGCCGCGTTCCCCCAGCTGCTCACCGCGCTGGCGGCCGCACCGGCGGACAGCCCTGCCGACTTCTCCAGCATCGAGGGCCTGTGCTGGGCCACCCCGGACGGCCGACACGTGGCCAACCCGATGAGCACCGCACCGCTGCCGCCGGCTGAGATCGTCAGCCCGGACTACACCGGCTACTTCGAGCGGCTGGCCCGCTCCAAGGCGAACAACTGGGTCGAGCCCCGGCTGGTGGTGGAAGGCGCCCGCGGCTGCTGGTGGGGCGAGAAGCACCACTGCACCTTCTGCGGGCTCAACGGCTCGTTCATGCAGTTCCGCAGCAAGCATCCCGGCCGGTTCTACGACGAGATCATCGGGCTGGTCGAGCGCCACCAGGTGCTGGACATGTTCGTCGTCGACAACATCCTCGACATGAGCTACGTCAACTCGCTGCTGCCCCGGCTGGCCGAATCCGACTACGACCTGCGGCTGCAGTACGAGATCAAGTCGAACATGCGCGGCCCGCAGGTGCAGGCCCTGGCCGACGCCGGCCTGGTCAGCGTCCAGCCAGGCATCGAGAACCTGAACAGCAGGGTGCTGAAGATCATGGACAAGGGGGTGACCGGCTGCCTCAACGTGCGGATGCTGCGCGACGCGGAGACCAGCGGCATCACCATCGCCTGGAACTACCTGTACGGCTTCCCCGGCGAGACCGACGCCGACTACCAGTCGATCATCGACCAGATGCCGGCCCTGCACCACCTCTGCCCACCTGACGGCAGCACCCGGATCGCCATCGAACGGTTCAGCCCGTACTTCGTCAAGCCGGAACTCGGCTTCACCGACCTGCGGCCGGCCGCCCAGTACCGGCTCATCTACGACCTGCCCGAGTCGGAGCTGATGGACCTGGCGTACATTTTCGACACCCCGACCCAGGGCATCGACGAGGATCTCGCCGAGACGCTCGACCGGGCCGTCACCGGCTGGCAGCACGAGTATGCCCGCAGCCGGTTGACCCACCACGACCTCGGCACCGAGATCGTGCTGGTCAGCGAACGGCGGCAGTTCGACTGGCACGTGCTGCGGTTGACGGATCCGACCGAGGTCGCCGCCTTCCGGCAGCTGGACCAGCCGCACAGCGTCGCCTCACTGGCCCGGCGGATCTCCGCGTCGGAGGAGGAGGTGGCCACGCTGCTCGCCCGCTGGAGCGACCTCGGCCTGCTGTTCAGCGACGCCGACCAGTTCATTCAGATCGCACCGCAGGCGATGAACCAGGACCTGCTCCGCATCGACCACCTGCACCAGGAGCGGGCCGCCGCGCAGGCGGAAGCCGCGTCAACGGATCCGGCCACGTCCGCCGGGCACCCCACGCCCGAGCCCGCGCTCACCGCCGTCTGA
- a CDS encoding DUF5825 family protein encodes MISTDIEAPPTGPVVVRLHRDHDPAVADIPGIDLGTAEFTGSAADTVGDWLDRGVRKVALPGTVDLTAADSVTAADAVRRLVLVRELTSYAIEVDWSIRLPGGDGDLWRVYGHLRPPATVEIVGAAGATGAAGSVDAAGSAGAEPDAESDPGTVAAAAWRDAFYFDKCTYRRGPGFVQVRDRRAGRLNLLTIDDPAYLAVLEQLLDGAGMTTVDLDIAREFGEEGLVTKVGDQLVWLPHRLRRWPLPSMVV; translated from the coding sequence TTGATCAGCACCGACATCGAGGCACCGCCGACCGGGCCGGTCGTGGTCCGACTGCACCGGGACCACGATCCGGCGGTCGCCGACATTCCCGGCATCGACCTGGGCACGGCCGAGTTCACCGGGTCCGCCGCCGACACCGTCGGGGACTGGCTGGACCGGGGGGTACGCAAGGTGGCGCTGCCCGGCACCGTCGACCTCACCGCTGCCGACTCGGTGACGGCGGCCGACGCGGTCCGCCGGCTCGTCCTGGTCCGCGAGTTGACCAGCTACGCCATCGAGGTGGACTGGTCGATCCGGCTGCCGGGCGGCGACGGCGACCTGTGGCGGGTGTACGGGCATCTGCGTCCGCCGGCGACGGTCGAGATCGTCGGCGCAGCGGGTGCCACTGGCGCAGCCGGCTCCGTTGACGCCGCCGGCTCCGCCGGCGCCGAGCCTGATGCCGAATCCGACCCGGGTACGGTGGCCGCTGCCGCCTGGCGGGACGCCTTCTACTTCGACAAGTGCACCTACCGGCGGGGCCCCGGCTTCGTCCAGGTCCGGGACCGGCGGGCCGGTCGGCTCAACCTGCTGACCATCGACGACCCGGCGTACCTGGCGGTGCTGGAGCAGCTGCTCGACGGTGCCGGGATGACCACTGTCGACCTGGACATCGCCCGCGAGTTCGGCGAGGAGGGTCTGGTCACGAAGGTGGGCGACCAACTGGTCTGGTTGCCGCACCGGCTGCGCCGCTGGCCGCTGCCGTCGATGGTGGTGTGA
- a CDS encoding glycosyltransferase family 2 protein produces the protein MRRDAGSDASAPAGSRITWRLTGLPAPHPAERLGRAVGLRVLRLPGIRRALVIAGTVDRLRDLPHHPAAGQPVRAATVVVVWWRYPGLGWSGNVGTLPQLRRHRVGLPRLRRGAATVRMALAAPVPLRSAVRAALRALDGSRTMPSPGTADVTALGAPPAYLPAGATVLTAGPLPERDEIRAHDLVLDNRDAAGPRDSDHDTTGPPDPGHDTTGPQGERGAAYGVRLAGTGHAVTTPAGERLVLIDAERINPRGRLAAAYRPEAAEISLEFARADRSGASRFRGPVSGSSRYGSLTGPGLDAAALAALRRVRAVHCRLVPGEHPEQTAGLLVQLAATGVLVHAPVLPPAVADLLDPQLRVLVTGQPDGSAGPDGSAGPDGSLTVEARSVRQRRAAMRGHAAGLRLPGLADGGLPALGRPPSVSAVLITRRPELVTTALAAIIAQTYPEIEIILGLHGIELPESARRALSDAGRPFEVLHLPESVDFGAGLAAATRRARGTLITKFDDDDSYGVEHVWDLVLARHYSGATLVGKGAEFVHLDDQGVTLRRRSGIPEAYGGVVAGGTMLLAKSDLEAVGGWRPVPRSVDLGLIERLRAEGATIYRTHPLGYLYHRRPTGHTWDPGEAYFVDSAYSRWTGVPAEAMGDEVTPPSTAAASGAAGAATRPVGRPPS, from the coding sequence GTGAGGCGAGACGCCGGCTCCGACGCCTCCGCGCCGGCCGGCAGCCGGATCACCTGGCGCCTCACCGGACTACCGGCACCCCACCCCGCCGAACGGCTCGGCCGCGCCGTGGGGTTGCGGGTGCTGCGGCTACCCGGCATCCGGCGCGCGTTGGTGATCGCCGGCACCGTGGACCGGCTACGCGACCTGCCCCACCACCCAGCTGCCGGTCAGCCGGTACGCGCCGCCACCGTGGTCGTCGTCTGGTGGCGGTACCCCGGGCTCGGCTGGTCCGGCAATGTCGGCACGTTGCCGCAGCTGCGTCGGCACCGGGTCGGGCTGCCCAGGCTGCGCCGGGGCGCGGCCACCGTCCGGATGGCGCTCGCCGCCCCGGTGCCGCTGCGGTCGGCGGTACGGGCGGCGCTGCGCGCGTTGGACGGGTCCCGGACGATGCCGTCCCCGGGCACCGCCGACGTCACCGCCCTCGGTGCCCCGCCGGCGTACCTGCCGGCGGGGGCGACCGTGCTGACCGCCGGACCGCTGCCGGAGCGCGACGAGATTCGCGCCCACGACCTGGTGCTGGACAACCGGGACGCCGCCGGCCCGCGAGATTCTGACCACGACACCACCGGCCCGCCAGATCCCGGCCACGACACCACCGGCCCGCAGGGCGAGCGCGGTGCGGCGTACGGTGTCCGGTTGGCCGGCACCGGGCACGCGGTCACGACACCCGCTGGCGAGCGGCTCGTGCTGATCGACGCCGAACGGATCAACCCGCGTGGCCGGCTGGCTGCCGCGTACCGGCCGGAGGCGGCAGAGATCTCCCTCGAGTTCGCCCGCGCCGACCGGTCCGGGGCCAGCAGGTTCCGCGGACCGGTCAGTGGATCGTCCCGGTACGGGTCACTGACCGGCCCCGGGCTGGACGCGGCGGCGCTGGCCGCGCTGCGGCGGGTCCGCGCGGTGCACTGTCGGCTGGTGCCCGGTGAACATCCCGAGCAGACCGCCGGGCTGCTGGTGCAGCTCGCCGCGACCGGGGTGCTCGTGCACGCCCCGGTCCTGCCGCCCGCCGTGGCCGACCTGCTCGACCCGCAGTTACGCGTGCTCGTCACCGGACAGCCGGACGGATCAGCCGGGCCGGACGGGTCAGCCGGGCCGGACGGGTCGTTGACCGTCGAGGCGCGCAGCGTACGGCAGCGCCGGGCCGCGATGCGCGGCCACGCCGCAGGACTGCGGCTGCCCGGCCTCGCCGACGGCGGGCTGCCGGCACTCGGTCGGCCGCCATCGGTCAGCGCGGTCCTGATCACCCGGCGGCCGGAGCTGGTCACCACCGCGCTGGCCGCGATCATCGCGCAGACCTATCCGGAGATTGAGATCATCCTGGGACTGCACGGCATCGAGTTGCCGGAGTCGGCCCGCCGGGCGTTGTCCGACGCGGGCCGCCCGTTCGAGGTGCTGCACCTGCCGGAGTCGGTCGACTTCGGCGCCGGGCTCGCAGCGGCCACCCGGCGCGCCCGCGGCACACTGATCACCAAGTTCGACGACGACGACAGCTACGGCGTCGAACACGTCTGGGACCTGGTGCTGGCCCGGCACTACTCCGGGGCCACCCTGGTCGGCAAGGGAGCCGAGTTCGTCCACCTGGACGATCAGGGCGTCACCCTGCGCCGACGGTCCGGCATCCCGGAGGCGTACGGCGGAGTGGTCGCCGGTGGCACGATGCTGCTCGCCAAGAGCGATCTGGAGGCCGTCGGCGGCTGGCGCCCGGTGCCCCGCTCGGTCGACCTCGGGCTGATCGAGCGGCTCCGGGCGGAGGGCGCCACCATCTACCGAACCCATCCGCTCGGCTACCTCTACCATCGGCGGCCCACCGGGCACACCTGGGATCCGGGCGAGGCGTACTTCGTGGACAGCGCGTACTCCCGCTGGACCGGCGTCCCGGCGGAGGCGATGGGCGACGAGGTCACACCACCATCGACGGCAGCGGCCAGCGGCGCAGCCGGTGCGGCAACCAGACCAGTTGGTCGCCCACCTTCGTGA